One genomic window of Magnolia sinica isolate HGM2019 chromosome 3, MsV1, whole genome shotgun sequence includes the following:
- the LOC131240190 gene encoding chromatin assembly factor 1 subunit FAS1 encodes MVDVVILDESSMDGLDQSEKDQKKCVKKSCKRKRSSVDESVSSTERESLVARFHREVDGLYAYFKEVMHEKMQLEESGCTSSNSQIACLLEESRLPFSKLVEEIYERLKSREGTTLASVCSSVLSVGQRSMFGIANADSNVLEDDSELCLWCWETRDMKLLPKTQRGILNIRRICRKKIYERISALSVMLSALSMPESQEDYKTILTKASEKLGRSLSEAEIRSLVGHLIQKNNADMAEKEVKLKEKELIKDMERNKREVEKEKKRKDRELQREKWQSEKELKRLRDEAEKEERRREKEEAELKKQLKRQQDEAEKDQRRREKEETEFKKQLAIKKQASIMERFLKSKKNNSDVQDNMMSSKASEPDSFGKSEEKLNAITLSMDCALSQGDGVCTNDLLKSHLVTWNKLSHSLRNHRSHWGVRHKPKISPIKELKLQGPSSEVELSGKVTTLNKGLDSSEVKDNNEPSLEKLVGGWDETVMEDKSCHINADNALTSIQSCNKTKKLLQFDKSYRPAYYGTSSRKSDVIGPHHPFKKDPDLDYDVESDEEWEEEDPGESLSDCDKDDEEENPEEGILKDDDDDGSEDSFMVPDGYLSENEGVQVDSMDSDIADDDTSMPSCKQDVESDEFRALFRHQKYLYNLTENALRRNQPLIISNLMHEKTSLMITEDLSGSSKIEQICLQALSMRSCPGGTSIIDLSTDAIVSSEDKEVCQSQSKSDAKPAVAGVAILDSDLPEIVSCIQSCPHGINKVVESLQRKFPAVSKLQLRNKVREISDFMDNRWQVKKEILDNLGLSISPDKSIVKRKGIATFFSKRCLPPSGETINVPESSLQPCCKLESCQDGNRYIENETEP; translated from the exons atggtagatgttgtgATTCTCGATGAATCTtccatggacggcttggatcaatcAGAAAAAGATCAGAAGAAATGTGTTAAAAAATCATGTAAGCGAAAGAGATCTTCGGTTGATGAGAGCGTGAGCAGCACGGAGAGAGAATCTCTTGTTGCTAGATTTCATCGAGAGGTCGATGGATTGTATGCATATTTCAAGGAGGTTATGCATGAAAAGATGCAATTGGAAGAGAGCGGTTGCACTTCAAGTAATTCGCAGATTGCTTGCTTGCTCGAAGAGAGTCGTCTTCCTTTCTCAAAGTTGGTGGAGGAGATATATGAAAGGTTGAAGTCAAGAGAGGGCACTACGTTGGCATCTGTGTGCAGCAGTGTGCTTTCAGTTGGGCAGAGATCGATGTTTGGCATTGCTAATGCAGACTCCAATGTTTTGGAAGATGACTCTGAGTTGTGCCTGTGGTGCTGGGAG ACAAGAGACATGAAGCTGTTACCCAAAACTCAACGTGGGATTTTGAACATTCGGCGCATTTGCCGGAAGAAAATCTATGAGAGGATCAGTGCTCTTTCCG TTATGTTATCAGCACTATCAATGCCAGAAAGTCAGGAAGACTACAAAACTATTCTGACAAAAGCATCAGAAAAGCTTGGGAGATCATTAAGTGAGGCAGAGATCCGTTCTCTGGTTGGACACTTGATACAGAAGAACAATGCTGACAT GGCTGAAAAAGAAGTGAAATTAAAAGAGAAAGAGTTAATTAAGGATATGGAGAGAAATAAGCGGGAAGTTGAGAAGGAAAAGAAACGAAAGGATCGTGAGCTGCAGAGGGAGAAATGGCAAAGT GAGAAGGAACTCAAGCGTCTGAGAGATGAAGCTGAGAAAGAAGAACGTCGTCGCGAGAAAGAAGAAGCTGAATTGAAGAAGCAACTTAAGCGGCAACAGGATGAAGCTGAGAAGGATCAACGGCGTCGGGAGAAGGAAGAAACTGAATTCAAAAAGCAGCTGGCCATAAAAAAGCAAGCTTCAATCATGGAGCGTTTTCTTAAAAGTAAAAAGAATAATTCAGATGTCCAGGATAACATGATGTCATCGAAAGCCTCAGAGCCAGATTCTTTTGGGAAAAGTGAGGAGAAACTTAATGCAATCACATTGTCAATGGATTGCGCCCTTTCTCAGGGTGATGGTGTTTGCACCAATGACCTTCTCAA GTCACACCTGGTTACCTGGAATAAGCTGAGTCACTCTCTTCGCAACCATAGATCACATTGGGGTGTTCGGCACAAACCCAAGATTTCACCTATTAAGGAACTTAAGTTACAGGGACCATCCTCTGAAGTTGAGCTTTCTGGAAAAGTAACCACTCTGAATAAAGGACTTGACAGCAGCGAGGTAAAGGACAACAATGAGCCGAGTTTGGAGAAGCTTGTAGGTGGTTGGGATGAAACTGTCATGGAAGATAAATCATGCCATATTAATGCTGATAATGCTCTAACCAGCATACAGTCATGCAATAAAACTAAAAAGCTTTTGCAGTTTGATAAGAGCTACAGGCCTGCATATTATGGCACCTCGTCTAGGAAAAG TGATGTCATTGGACCTCACCACCCTTTTAAGAAGGACCCTGATTTAGACTATGATGTTGAGAGTGATGAGGAATGGGAAGAG GAGGACCCGGGTGAAAGCCTCTCTGACTGTGACAAAGATGATGAGGAAGAAAATCCAGAAGAAGGCATTCTCaaggatgacgatgatgatggaaGTGAAGACAGCTTCATGGTACCTGATGGTTATCTCTCAGAAAATGAG GGTGTTCAAGTTGATAGCATGGATTCTGATATTGCAGATGATGACACAAGTATGCCAAGTTGTAAGCAAGATGTTGAAAGTGATGAATTCAGAGCTTTGTTCCGACACCAAAAGTATCTCTACAACTTGACTGAGAATGCTCTCCGGAGGAACCAGCCATTGATCATATCAAATCTAATGCATGAAAAAACCTCGTTGATGATCACTGAAGATCTCAGTGGCAGTTCTAAGATTGAACAGATCTGTTTGCAAGCTCTAAGCATGCGGTCTTGTCCTGGAGGGACATCTATAATAGATCTATCAACAGATGCTATCGTGTCATCTGAGGATAAAGAGGTATGCCAGTCACAGAGTAAGAGTGATGCTAAACCTGCAGTAGCTGGAGTAGCTATACTGGATTCGGACTTGCCTGAAATT GTTTCATGTATCCAGTCGTGCCCCCATGGGATAAATAAGGTGGTAGAATCCTTGCAAAGGAAGTTCCCTGCAGTTTCGAAACTGCAATTACGAAATAAAGTGCGGGAGATATCAGATTTCATGGATAATCGCTGGCAG GTTAAGAAAGAGATTTTGGACAACCTTGGCTTATCAATCTCTCCAG ACAAAAGCattgtcaaaagaaaaggaatcgcAACTTTTTTCTCAAAACGGTGTCTGCCTCCTTCAGGTGAAACCATTAATGTGCCGGAATCCTCTCTTCAGCCATGCTGTAAACTTGAGTCCTGTCAGGATGGAAACAGGTACATAGAGAATGAAACAGAGCCATAG